The Streptomyces hundungensis genome contains the following window.
CGTCGTTGAACAGCTCCACCTCGATCGGACCCGGGTACCCCGCCGCGTCCACCAGCGAGCGCCACCGCGCCAGATCGACCGAACCGTCCCCGAGCTGACCCCGCCCGTTCAGCACCCCCGCCGGCAACGGCGTGACCCAGTCCGCCAGTTGGAAGGCGTGGATGCGCCCGGCCGCCCCCGCACGGGCCACCGCCGCCGGGGCCCGGTCGTCCCACCAGACGTGGTACGTGTCGACGACCACCCCCACCTGGGACGCGGGGAAGCGCTCCGCGATCGCCAGCGCCTGGTCGAGGGTGGACACCACACAGCGGTCCGAGGCGAACATCGGATGCAGCGGCTCGATGGCGAGACGCACCCCGCGCGAGGCGGCGTACGGGGCGAGGGACGACAGCGCGTCGGCGATCCGCTCCCGCGCGCCCGCCAGGTCCTTGGAGCCGGGCGGCAGACCGCCCGAGACGAGCACCAGGGTGTCGGTGCCCAGCGTCGCCGCCTCGTCGATCGCGGCCCGGTTGTCGGCGATGGCCGCCGCCCGCCCGGCCGCGTCGGCCGCCGTGAGGAAGCCGCCGCGACACAGCGAGGTGACCTCGACTCCGGCGTCCCGCACCAGCTTTGCCGTCGCGTCGAGCCCGTACCGCGCCACCGGCTCCCGCCACAGGCCGACCCCGCGCACGCCGAGCCGTACGCACGCCTCCACGAGGCCCGGCAGGGAAAGCTGCTTCACCGTCATCTGGTTGATGCTGAAGCGGACGGAGACAGCGGGAGGTGGGGCGGTCACTGGGGGACTCCTTGCACGGTCAGGAGGGACGTCATACGGGCCGCCGCGCGGGCCGG
Protein-coding sequences here:
- a CDS encoding sugar phosphate isomerase/epimerase family protein; translation: MTVKQLSLPGLVEACVRLGVRGVGLWREPVARYGLDATAKLVRDAGVEVTSLCRGGFLTAADAAGRAAAIADNRAAIDEAATLGTDTLVLVSGGLPPGSKDLAGARERIADALSSLAPYAASRGVRLAIEPLHPMFASDRCVVSTLDQALAIAERFPASQVGVVVDTYHVWWDDRAPAAVARAGAAGRIHAFQLADWVTPLPAGVLNGRGQLGDGSVDLARWRSLVDAAGYPGPIEVELFNDALWAGDGVALLEETVRRFGEVLA